From Rhodococcus sp. B7740, one genomic window encodes:
- a CDS encoding pentapeptide repeat-containing protein, protein MGQVDDEQTIGEDFSDTRLDGQEWTGRQFVRCTFRDADMSGVRTDSVVFSECDFTGTDLTESVHTNSAFRSCTFTRTNLQHSTFRHSTMMGSVFVDSRMRPATYDEVDFTLASLGNADLRGLDLTGCRMREANLVSADFRKATVRSVDFSGARAIDAKFDEADLRGAVADASLWVSASVRNAKIELMQAVAYAAAHGLVVEG, encoded by the coding sequence ATGGGGCAGGTGGACGACGAACAGACGATCGGTGAGGATTTTTCCGACACGCGGCTCGACGGGCAGGAGTGGACCGGTAGGCAGTTCGTTCGATGTACCTTTCGTGACGCGGACATGAGCGGCGTCCGAACCGACTCGGTGGTGTTCTCCGAATGCGACTTCACCGGTACCGACCTGACCGAATCGGTTCATACGAACTCTGCATTTCGATCGTGCACTTTCACTCGGACCAATCTGCAGCACAGCACTTTTCGCCATTCGACCATGATGGGCTCCGTGTTCGTCGACAGTCGCATGCGTCCAGCGACCTACGACGAAGTCGACTTCACCCTCGCATCGCTGGGCAACGCGGACCTTCGCGGCCTCGATCTGACGGGGTGCCGGATGCGGGAAGCGAACCTCGTGTCCGCAGACTTCCGGAAGGCAACCGTGCGCTCGGTCGATTTCTCGGGTGCCCGGGCAATCGATGCGAAGTTCGACGAGGCGGATCTTCGTGGAGCCGTTGCCGACGCATCTCTGTGGGTGAGCGCGAGCGTGCGCAACGCGAAGATCGAACTGATGCAGGCGGTGGCCTATGCGGCAGCTCATGGGCTCGTCGTCGAGGGTTGA
- a CDS encoding bifunctional methylenetetrahydrofolate dehydrogenase/methenyltetrahydrofolate cyclohydrolase: MTATILDGKATRDEIFVDLTARVATLREKGITPGLATVLVGDDPGSAAYVRGKHNDCAKVGITSIRRDLPADITQADLEAVIDELNANPECTGYIVQLPLPKHLDENAALERIDPDKDADGLHPINLGRLVLGKDAALPCTPRGIVHLLRRYDVALDGAHAVVIGRGVTVGRPIGLLLTRRSENATVTLCHTGTRDLAAEVSRADIVIAAAGVPGLITADMVKAGAAVLDVGVTRTEDGLRGDVAGDVAEVAGFLSPNPGGVGPLTRAFLLTNVVERAERLAAES, encoded by the coding sequence GTGACTGCAACGATTCTCGATGGCAAAGCGACCCGTGACGAGATATTCGTCGATCTCACCGCCCGCGTGGCAACGCTGCGTGAGAAGGGCATCACCCCAGGTCTGGCGACCGTGCTGGTGGGCGATGATCCGGGTTCGGCCGCGTACGTCCGGGGCAAGCACAACGACTGCGCCAAGGTCGGCATCACCTCGATTCGTCGCGATCTGCCCGCGGACATCACCCAGGCAGATCTCGAAGCCGTCATCGACGAACTCAATGCCAACCCCGAATGCACCGGCTACATCGTCCAGCTGCCCTTGCCGAAGCATCTCGACGAGAACGCTGCGCTCGAGCGAATCGATCCGGACAAGGACGCCGACGGTCTGCACCCGATCAATCTCGGACGGCTGGTACTGGGCAAGGATGCCGCACTGCCGTGTACACCTCGCGGGATCGTGCACCTGCTGCGCCGCTACGACGTTGCTCTCGACGGTGCGCACGCGGTGGTCATCGGCCGCGGAGTGACGGTGGGGCGACCCATCGGCCTGTTGCTCACGAGGCGTTCCGAGAACGCAACAGTGACGTTGTGCCACACCGGAACTCGTGATCTGGCCGCCGAGGTCTCACGCGCGGACATCGTCATCGCTGCTGCCGGAGTGCCCGGGTTGATCACTGCGGACATGGTCAAGGCGGGTGCTGCGGTGCTCGACGTCGGGGTCACCCGCACCGAGGACGGACTGCGCGGCGACGTCGCAGGCGATGTCGCAGAGGTGGCCGGATTCCTGTCGCCCAACCCCGGCGGCGTCGGCCCGCTGACCCGGGCCTTCCTGCTCACAAATGTCGTCGAGCGCGCCGAGCGCCTCGCTGCCGAGAGCTGA
- a CDS encoding tRNA (cytidine(34)-2'-O)-methyltransferase — translation MFRLMFFEPRIPQNTGNAIRLVAGTGCELHLVGPLGFDMSEPKLKRAGLDYHDLASVTVHADLPSAWSALAPTRVFAYTAHASRSYADVAYEPGDVLLFGPEPTGLPDDVLDDPHVTDRLRIPMVPGRRSLNLANAAAVTMYEAWRQHGYEGSV, via the coding sequence GTGTTTCGACTCATGTTCTTCGAGCCCCGCATTCCACAGAACACCGGCAACGCAATACGCCTGGTCGCCGGGACCGGCTGCGAACTGCATCTGGTGGGCCCGCTCGGCTTCGACATGTCCGAGCCGAAACTCAAGCGGGCAGGCTTGGACTACCACGATCTGGCCTCGGTGACGGTGCACGCGGACCTGCCCTCGGCCTGGTCGGCGCTCGCACCGACTCGCGTGTTCGCCTACACCGCGCACGCTTCCCGGTCCTACGCGGATGTCGCGTACGAACCCGGCGACGTCCTCCTGTTCGGACCGGAACCCACAGGATTGCCCGACGACGTCCTGGACGACCCACACGTGACCGATCGGCTCCGTATTCCGATGGTTCCGGGCCGCCGATCGTTGAATCTGGCGAACGCGGCAGCAGTGACGATGTACGAGGCATGGCGCCAGCACGGGTACGAAGGCAGCGTCTGA
- the metX gene encoding homoserine O-acetyltransferase MetX → MLSHSCDTGVRPEAVLPSPDGRLGTIDIGGLDLENGARIPQVTVAVQRWGELATDRSNVVLVEHALTGDSHVSGPPDADHALPGWWNGMVGPGCPIDTDEWCVVATNVLGGCGGTTGPSSISPDGMPYGSRFPDISIRDQVAAEAAVADVLGIERFAAVVGGSMGGMRTLEWIVGHPDRVAAALVLAVGARATADQIGTQTTQIAAIKADPGWLGGNYHDTGTSPTAGLGIARRIAHLTYRTESELDNRFGNTPQNDEDPWAGGRYSAQSYLEHQAAKLVNRFDAATYVLLSEAMNRHDVGRGRGGVAEALASTPVPTIVGGVDSDRLYPLRLQKEIARELPQCRGLEVIQSRDGHDGFLTEADSVAKLLAETMELARLGRR, encoded by the coding sequence GCCACAGCTGCGACACAGGCGTTCGTCCGGAGGCGGTACTTCCGTCTCCGGACGGGCGGTTGGGAACCATCGACATCGGTGGTCTCGATCTCGAGAACGGCGCTCGAATCCCCCAGGTCACCGTTGCGGTGCAACGCTGGGGCGAACTCGCCACCGACCGCAGCAACGTCGTGCTCGTCGAGCACGCCCTGACCGGGGACTCGCATGTATCCGGTCCGCCGGATGCCGATCACGCTCTGCCCGGTTGGTGGAACGGAATGGTCGGTCCCGGCTGCCCCATCGACACCGACGAGTGGTGCGTCGTGGCGACGAACGTGCTCGGCGGCTGCGGCGGGACCACGGGCCCGAGCAGCATTTCTCCCGACGGCATGCCGTACGGATCTCGCTTCCCGGACATCTCCATCCGTGATCAGGTCGCTGCCGAGGCGGCCGTGGCCGACGTACTGGGAATCGAGCGGTTCGCAGCCGTCGTCGGCGGCTCGATGGGCGGGATGCGCACCCTCGAATGGATCGTTGGCCATCCCGACCGAGTGGCGGCCGCCTTGGTCCTGGCAGTCGGCGCCAGGGCAACTGCCGACCAGATCGGTACCCAGACGACACAGATCGCCGCGATCAAGGCCGATCCAGGATGGCTCGGCGGCAACTACCACGACACCGGCACCTCGCCGACCGCCGGACTCGGCATCGCGCGACGCATCGCGCACCTGACGTACCGGACCGAGAGCGAACTCGACAACAGGTTCGGGAACACACCGCAGAACGACGAAGACCCGTGGGCCGGCGGCAGATACTCCGCACAGAGCTACCTGGAGCATCAGGCTGCCAAACTCGTCAACCGGTTCGACGCGGCGACGTACGTACTGCTCAGTGAGGCAATGAACCGTCACGATGTGGGCCGTGGCCGCGGCGGAGTAGCCGAAGCTCTTGCGTCCACGCCGGTTCCGACGATCGTCGGCGGAGTCGACTCCGATCGCCTGTATCCGCTTCGCCTGCAGAAGGAGATCGCTCGCGAGCTCCCGCAGTGCCGCGGACTCGAAGTGATCCAGTCTCGCGACGGACACGACGGCTTCCTCACCGAGGCCGATTCGGTGGCGAAGCTGCTCGCCGAGACGATGGAGCTGGCCCGCCTCGGACGGCGCTGA
- a CDS encoding DUF3017 domain-containing protein, translated as MNHPEDARRELDTGFRAAVTRNLPIVAVSVVVLAALILVLADRWRRGAFIFGCAALLAAVLRLCLPETRVGTLQVRSRVFDVLALGCVGGAIVFLSLSIDPLGTD; from the coding sequence GTGAACCATCCAGAGGATGCGCGGCGGGAGCTCGACACAGGATTTCGCGCTGCAGTCACGCGCAATCTACCGATCGTCGCAGTCTCGGTCGTCGTCCTCGCCGCGCTGATTCTGGTGCTGGCCGATCGCTGGCGGCGCGGCGCATTCATCTTCGGATGCGCCGCACTGCTGGCGGCTGTCCTGCGGCTGTGCCTGCCCGAAACACGAGTCGGCACACTGCAAGTGCGCAGTCGTGTGTTCGATGTGCTGGCGCTGGGCTGCGTCGGCGGAGCGATCGTCTTTCTGTCGCTGTCGATCGATCCGCTGGGGACCGACTGA